The following nucleotide sequence is from Novipirellula galeiformis.
AGCACCATCCCTGGCTTCAGGTCTTCCATGCAATTCACGCTGTCGTCGAACTTGACGGCTCGGAATTCGCTGCGGGGGTCGCGGCCTGGTTTCCCTAGCTCTGCAATGATATCCGCCACGGTGGGAAGTCCAAAGCGATCGTCGACGAACTCACTCGGTTGGAGCTTTTGGCTCAAACTCGCATTGCCGACCAAGGCGTGAGAGTCCGCGCCGAGCTTCTTTGCCATTCGGCTGACGACGGGATAGCTTTCGGGGTGCACCGCGGAGTTGTCCAATGGCTCGTCTCCGCCTCGAATTCGAAGAAAACCAGCCGCTTGCTCGAACGCTTTTTTGCCTAACTTAGGAACCTTGCCGAGCTCCTTGCGATTTTTAAATTGACCGTTTTGGTCTCGATATTCGACGATATTCGCCGCCAATTTGGGGCCGATCCCCGCGACGTACGACAACAACGGAACGCTCGCCATGTTTAGATCGACGCCGACGTTGTTGACACACGATTCGACGGTGCGGTCGAGACATTTGCGAAGTTGGGTTTGGTTTACGTCGTGTTGGTATTGGCCCACCCCGATTGACTTTGGATCGGATTTAACCAATTCAGCCAACGGATCTTGCAAGCGGCGAGCAATACTAATCGCACCCCGCACGGTGATGTCCAAATCGGGGAACTCTTTGGACGCTAATTCGCTGGCGGAATAAATCGACGCCCCCGATTCGCTGACCATCACCTTGGTGACGGCGAGTTTGTGCTCGCGAATCAGATCGCCAACAAAACTGTCCGTTTCCCGCGACGCGGTCCCGTTTCCAATCGCAATCAGTTCGACGTCGTGCTTTTGGATCAGCGCCAACAACGCCTTGCCCGCCGCCGCAGTGTCGCTTTTGGGCGGTGTTGGGTAGATCGTTGTGTTGGTGAGAAACTTGCCGGTCCCATCGACCACCGCAACCTTGCACCCGGTGCGAAATCCAGGGTCGATCCCAATCGTCACGCGTGGTCCCGCCGGAGCCGACATGAGCAGCTCTCGTAGGTTCTTTCCGAACACTGCGATCGCTTCCTCGTCCGCCTTTTCCTTTAACGCTTGCATGACGGTCGATTCGGTCGCCGGCATCAATAGCCGCTGGTAACAATCTTCGACCGTCGCGAGTAACTCGTTGCGAAATTCAAAGTCGCGATTCGGCACGAGCTTGGGCTTCAACTCGGCGAGCACTTGAGAGTCCTCGAGTTGAATGCCAACCTTCAGGACCCCTTCGGACTCACCACGCATCATGGCCAATAAGCGGTGCCCCGGAATCCGGTTGGCCGATTCTTGATGGTCGACATACTGCTCGAACTTTTCCGCTTGATCCTTCTTGCCCCGTTTGATCGAGGAGGTGATTCGGCCTTGCGAAAAGGCGTGCTTTGACATCCACGTTCGCGTCGGGGCGTCTTCGGACCATTGCTCGGCAACAATATCGAGCGCGCCTTGTAACGCGGCATCCGCATCGGGAACGTCTTTAGCTGCGTCGACAAACGCCTTGAGCACGTCGTCCTTTGATTTCCCGAGTTTGCTTTGACTTAACAACAGCTCAGCCAAAGGCGCCAAACCGCGTTCGCGTGCGATCGTTGCCCGAGTGCGACGCTTCGGTTTATACGGCAGATAGATCGCTTCGAGCGTGGCTAGGTCCGGGCACTGTTCGATCTGTTTGCGAAGCGCCGCGGTAAGCAGGCCTTGTTCGTCAATGGTTTTCAGCACGGTGGTTTTGCGTGCCGCGAGCGCCATCGCTTTTTCCAGGGCATCCTCGATCGCACGCAACGCTATTTCATCGAGTCCCCCAGTGGCCTCTTTGCGATAGCGAGCAATAAACGGAATTGTATTGCCAGCATCAAGGAGCTCGACCGCCGATTGCACCTGTTTCGGTGGCAGACCTAGTTCGCGGGCAATGGCTTGGGTGGCCGTTGCAATGTCAAACACGTTTTCCGTTTTCGTAGCCATCAGTTAACTCAGTGAAATGTTTTGTCGATGCTGTCAGCAAGGCGGCGGATTTTAGCTATCGCCGTCTTCAGTGTCATTAGCATCTTCAATGCAATCATTGCGATGGGGAATGACGTCAAAACGCTCAATTTAGAGTGTGGTGAGCCGATCCCCCCTCGAGGTTGCGCGGGGTTGAGCAAGTGAGTCGCAGGCGTGGTAGTGGTGCTTCGGTCGTCTGGTTGGGAAAACACCGGGGCAGCGCGACTGAGATGAGATGACGATGCGAGGCTAAGGTTTGACCGCCATGTTGAAAAAATGTCGCACCGCACGACCGCTGATGGTGGTCTTGAGGAGCAGTTCTTTGGCAATCAATTCGATCGCTTTGGCGTGCCCCTCGTCTCCCAATCGATACGCGGTCTTATCAATCAACCGGCGTTCAATCCGCTCCATTTGACGTGGCGTTGCAGGACGATTGTGCAATAGACGGCGGGCGGTCCGGAGGTCCTGGGCGGCGCCTTTTTCACAGTAGTGGCCCGTGATTGTCGCTTCGGCGACCATCCCGGCAAAGAGGATCAGAACCTCATCCTCGAGCCAATCGCGACTCGATTTGGTCCGCCCCTTTTGGATTTTACAGGCCCCCAATCGCACACCCTCAACTTGCAATCGACGCGGCGAGATGGTCACTTTGTCGATTGACCGACCAAGCGACAATGCCATCACCGCATGCCCCGCTTCGTGAAACGCTGTCGCGATCAATTCGGGACTTGGCGCATCTGAGTTTGGCGAATCGGGAACTGGACTCGAAGTCGCTCGTGCTGGCGGTTTTTCGCTCGATTGCGGTGGTTGTTTCATTCCCCGAGTGTATCGCACATAATGAGGGAAACAAACGGCCGTTCGGATACATCGGATCCAAATATCCGCGACGTTGTGAAGACCGCGAAGACCGCGACGCGTCGAAACGGCAAACGGCGTCTAAAAAGTCACTGGAAGATCGTATGAAATCACAACACCGCTCCGTCGCCAACATGCTGGTATGGGGTTTGATTGCGAATTTGCTGCTCGCCGGCTCGATCGGCCAAGCGTGCACGGTGATGCGATTCTCGTTTGAAGATCGAGTCATCGTTGCCCGCAATCATGATTGGTCCTTCGGCGAAGGGTTGTTGGTCGTGAATCGG
It contains:
- a CDS encoding Tex family protein → MATKTENVFDIATATQAIARELGLPPKQVQSAVELLDAGNTIPFIARYRKEATGGLDEIALRAIEDALEKAMALAARKTTVLKTIDEQGLLTAALRKQIEQCPDLATLEAIYLPYKPKRRTRATIARERGLAPLAELLLSQSKLGKSKDDVLKAFVDAAKDVPDADAALQGALDIVAEQWSEDAPTRTWMSKHAFSQGRITSSIKRGKKDQAEKFEQYVDHQESANRIPGHRLLAMMRGESEGVLKVGIQLEDSQVLAELKPKLVPNRDFEFRNELLATVEDCYQRLLMPATESTVMQALKEKADEEAIAVFGKNLRELLMSAPAGPRVTIGIDPGFRTGCKVAVVDGTGKFLTNTTIYPTPPKSDTAAAGKALLALIQKHDVELIAIGNGTASRETDSFVGDLIREHKLAVTKVMVSESGASIYSASELASKEFPDLDITVRGAISIARRLQDPLAELVKSDPKSIGVGQYQHDVNQTQLRKCLDRTVESCVNNVGVDLNMASVPLLSYVAGIGPKLAANIVEYRDQNGQFKNRKELGKVPKLGKKAFEQAAGFLRIRGGDEPLDNSAVHPESYPVVSRMAKKLGADSHALVGNASLSQKLQPSEFVDDRFGLPTVADIIAELGKPGRDPRSEFRAVKFDDSVNCMEDLKPGMVLEGVITNVTHFGAFIDIGVHQDGLIHISQLANTFVQDPNEVVAVGDVTKVKVLEIDLPRKRISVTRKF
- a CDS encoding M50 family metallopeptidase, with protein sequence MKQPPQSSEKPPARATSSPVPDSPNSDAPSPELIATAFHEAGHAVMALSLGRSIDKVTISPRRLQVEGVRLGACKIQKGRTKSSRDWLEDEVLILFAGMVAEATITGHYCEKGAAQDLRTARRLLHNRPATPRQMERIERRLIDKTAYRLGDEGHAKAIELIAKELLLKTTISGRAVRHFFNMAVKP